The segment TCTAGCAGAATTATGATGTGCTGCTGTTTCCCTTTCCTCCTACCTTAAGCAATTTCTAGTCTTTTTTATGCCTCTGTTTTGAAGTTTGTGCAGAATTGGAGAAATTTGCTCGCTTGTCAAATGTAATGGGCCGATTTTGAggtatgcattttttttttcaattgggTTTCTGCTAAGGATAGCTCTGATTTCTCCAGAAGTTTATACgaaccttttaaaaaaaaaagtttcaaatttgtagTTTTGAGCTTGTTTGGAAATATTCTGAACCGAAGCATAAACAATGATTGTACATGCTCTAATTTCCCAGGTCTTCAATGTTGcatcttttttttaaggtgTTAAAAATTcactaatttattaaatataatagaaaTATTAACTCTTTATAGCTCGACCAAGTAGTCAAAAGTTCCTAGTGATGGTATGGAGATGAAATCCTAAAGGTAGCagctttttttaaataaaaaaaactataagaTTTGAGTTAGGAAGAGAAAACCAGATTCTGGAGATGAGAGAAAAGAGACAAAACACCCACATGGCTGAAAAGGAAgcaataattatatattttttaaataaaaaatatatataacatacaccaaaaaaaaaaaagaaaaaaaaagaaagaacattcTTCACTTCTCCTTcagttttgatttttcttttttttttttgtatcattCCTTCCATGCATTGATTCCTTGTTCTCTTCTCAGGAAAAGCTTCTGACCCCAGTGGAATGAACAGTCtttttcaacccaaaaaaatccAAGTCCCCACAAGAACACATTATCTTtctaaaacaaaagcaaaaggagATCAAAGggatttgattctttttcaaacctcaGTAGAACATTCACTCTTTCCCCTGTATCAATAATCTGCAGATAGAAGATGAAGTCAATGAATCAATGGAAGTTTTGCGAGCAAAAACGGCACAAAATTGAATCAAACTCATGTTTTGATGCATACCAtcatgtttcttcttcaaacctCTGATGAAAAGCAAGAACATGACCACAAATCCCACTCCTGCTGCTCCTCCTAATATCACTGCCACTGTCTTCCCTGTGTTTTGCCCCATCCCTAACACCAAATGTAACCTTTCATATTACCACAGTTGCAGAAAAGTCTACCGTAACAAGTTTAGTTCAGTTtcaaaaaatgagaagaaaacaaaactcaaTGCCCTCTTTTATCAGTAATGAGAATGAGCTCCTTCGGGGAATGTTTCTAGCTTTGGTGGTATAAGTTTATCTAGTCTCTGTTTGAatggttaggaatcacgactctccgcAATGTtctaatattgtccactttgagcataagctctcgtggatTTACTTTTGGTTCCCAAAAAGccttataccaatggagatagtattccttatttatagaTTCATGATCGACCCTTAATTAGACAATGTAAGACTctttctcaacaatcctctcatcgaacaaagtatgtcATAGAGCCTCCTCTAAGACCTAtgaagccctcgaacagcctccccctaattagccaatgtgagactcccaCCAACCATCCTCATAAGTAGATTCCTAGAATAATGAGGTGCAGAAACCTGTGCTTAGTTTGAGATTTATAGAGTCAGATGGGGAGTTTCTGGGTTTTTACCTGATGGAGATGAAGAatatgatgaagaagaagaagacgagggAGTGGACGATCTCGTAGGAACCCCATTTGGGTAGTAACTGTAGCTGATGAAGCACCTATACAAATAAACTTGCCCTGAAATTGAGCTCCCACATTCAACCTGAGCTCTCTGGACAGCATGCTTCACACACTCTCCACAATCCGAATCCCCCAAATCTCCCTCACATTGCGCCAACACATACAGAGATTGATAGTTAGTAGTGTAAAATCCATGGCCACTCACCACGCCATTCTCCAACACAGACAAACCCGTGTCCCTCCTCTCCTCAAACCCACTTCCAGCAATGTTCGTAGCCCCACAAGTTTTATACAGCATTTCAAACCCTGAAATCTGAGTAAACCCAGGAAACTCATACACCAAATAGCAGCCCGACAGCTGAACTCTAGCGGCAATGGTTCTGCCGCACAGACTATCAGCCAATTCCGGGAGCTTACTTACACAGTTATAGCAATCAGAGTTCCTGAGGTCCCCTCGACACTGGAAGAGGCCAGTGATGGCAGTTCCGGCGGTGCCGGAAGTGGTTTTGTAAAACTTTGAACCTTTGGCAGATTGTGAAACTAAAGAGCCAAACAGAGCAGCAAGGGCTTGTGAATAAACGCCATTTGGATCTGAGAATCCTTGTTTGGCGCAGCCCTTGTAGACCAAAGTGGTGTAATCAGAACCAGATTCAACCAAACAAGCAACATAAACAAGGAATacaaggaagaacaagaagaacaagaagggTTTGGAGTAAGAATACATCTGGGATTTCATCTTTAATGGCTCAAATCATGGGAAGATTTCGATTTCATTGGAACATTTCTCGGATTTGAGAGATGGGTTTTGGTTGAATCTGAAGAAAAATGGATGGTTAGTCCATTTCAAAGcctacctctctctctctctctctctctaaaatgtGCAGATGAGAGAGAGGGGAATCTTTTTCCTCTTCAGTCCCCACTCAGAAACTGAAACTTGGGGAGAAGGAAAAGGTTGGGGGGAAATGTCATTTTTATTGAGATACTGAAATGGTGAACCCAAACCCCATTAAAGTACGGAAGTTTTAAGGTCTCCATGGAGAATGAGAACAAAATgtagaattaaaaatacagAATTCTGGGTGTTTGTTAAAGGAAGAGTAGTGATTTCCATTATTTTAAGCATTGTTTGTTACATTTGTACCATGTTATGCCAAATTCCATGTGATTAAATGAGTTTAATCCTAAAAcgatattaatattttatttgcatGTGCATTCAAGATTAGTGGATACCTAATAACGGTTGCAGATCGGTTTAATAGTTAAATACCGAGATGAGCTTGAAGATTAGTGGATACTTAGTTAATGTTGTGGATCGGTTTAATAGTTAAATATTGAGGTGGGCTCGAAGATTAGTGGACGCCTAGTAACTGTTGTGGATCGGTTTAATAGTTAAATGTCGAGGTGAACTTGAAGATTAGTGGATACCTAGTAACTGTTGTGTATCGATTTAATAGTTAAATATCGAGGTAGGCTTGAAGATCAGTGGATGTCCACCAATGATTGTGGATCGAGGTGGGCTTGAAGATCAGTTTAATAGTTAAATACCAAGGTGGGTTTGAAGCTTAGTTGATAACTAGTAAGTGTTGTGGATCGGTTTAACAATTAAATACTGAGGTGGGCTTATCGAGTTATTTTTTTCCTATAATTGACATTCTATCCACTAACTTACGATCAGATTGACCTATAAACGAGTGTCATGGTCATGAGTTAGATCTTACGTGCGACAAgcttaaacaaaaagaagttGCTTACATACGTTTTATGCATGATCATTTTGGATAACGCCTGCCTCCTTTATAATACTGTGGCTGCTGGGATGAAGTTAGCATATACTTATTTTCTCGATATCGTCATTGCTTCTTTTTCACCGAAAATGATTGGAGTCGTTTTTTATGAATCATGGGGGCATAATTATTtgtagaaaatttgaaaagtatgAACAAAAAACTGCTTTCGAAATGATTGATCAATGGTTTTGCGAACAATTCTTTAGTTTTATTCCAATGGTCGAAAATGTTCGAACAGCCAGCTCAGATCCAGCCCGAAGTAGGCCCATATTTTAGTGGGCCCTATTGGCCCATGAAAAATACTAAAGATTCGCCTCTTCACGCATTTTGtgccaaaaataaattaaattacgcgataatcaaataaatatatatttaattatatggtTATTTTTCTTACTACTTTGTTGGAATTTTTCgaacataataattttatttatatggtAACACGAGTAGAGTATTATCTGTGTATAtgaacattatatatatatatatatatatatatatatatatatatatatatatgtatttattgtaacagctcaagttcaccacgggcagatattgtccatttttggTATTGTGATAatctacatcggttggataTGTGagcgaaacattttttataagggtatagaaacctctccttacctgttttaaaaccgtgaggtcgacgacgatacataatggaCAAAAAAACGGAAAATATCTTGTAGTAGTAGGtttaagctgttacaaatggtatcagagctagacaccgagtggAAAATATCTTGTAGTAGtaggtttgagttgttacaaatggtaccagaaCCAGATaccaaatagaaaatatcTTGTACTAGTAgatttgagttgttacaaatggtaccagaaCCAGATACcaaatggaaaatatattgTACTAGTaaatttgagttgttacaaatggtatcagagtcagacaccaagTGGAAAATATCTTGTAGTAGtaggtttgagttgttacaaatgacacTAGACCCAGATTCCGAATGGAAAATATCTTGTAGTAGTatgtttgagttgttacaaatgatatcagagccagccagacaccaagtgaaaaatatattgtagTAGTAGGTTTAAGCTGGTTATATTGTAGTAGTAGGTTTAAGCTaatttgagctgttacaaatggtattagagccagagtGGTGGCCAgcgagtatatatatatatataaaatgtaagatttaatttatattataaaattaaagttttttgtttttatttttttaaaaccattttaAGTTGGAAAATgtactaaatataaaaatgataatttgaGGATCCTAAAGTGGAATATGCGAAAGCGAAATGGCAAAGACGTTTCAAAAACAGCGCGAAACGCcgagtgtgaaaatcttttgACAGAGAATCTCTCGTCTCCTCCTTCCATAATTTATCAGTTCCTTTCTGTCTTCTGCAACCGATTGCGGTTTCGGGAGTGATTCATTACCACACGCCATCCCTCTGTCTCTTCCACCGCCCGCCTTCGCTTccttctatttcttcttcGTTTCTTCAAACATGGGGAATCCATACCCAAAGCTTGAACAACACACACAAGCTTGAAGGTCGAAGAAACCCCAGCTTCAAAGTTCAATCGATTAcccttttttcatttttgatattttttgtttgaccaAAAATGCATGCGTTGAGGGAGAAATTCTACGGGAGGTTCTCCAGCCTCTTCTCCTATTCCACTAGCTCGGATCCTTCTAAATCACTGCCGCCTGATCCTCATACTCAGgttcttcgtttttctcttCTGTTTCATAGCTTGTTTGTGCGATTGTTTGTGATTGAATGATATGCTGGAAGGTTTTGTATGCTCTATAGAGATTGTGCGATTTGGCATTCGGCGTTTTGTGAGTTATTTGAAAATGGGATTAATGATTTCATCTAGGGCTTTGCAGAAGGGCTGCCACAGACCACAATGTCTGGGTATTCTTTAGTATTAATGTTGTTATGGGGCCAAGTATTCATAGGAAACGAGATATATGACTCAGGAGGAATTATGTTTGAGGCATTTAAGGCCTTGCGTTTCTCGAAGTGTTCTTGGTATTTGATTCacattttgtagttttttggggttttttttttttcccatacAAAATTGCATTGGCTTGGGTGCTTGAAATGGTAATAGGCCTGAGGCTGAGATAAACAGAATCAAAGGTTTTGTGAATTGTAACCTACAAGTTGCTAGTATATGGCTTAGGCTTAGTTACTTCAGTTCCTCCATCCCCTAATATTGAGCTCTATAACTGCTTGATAGGCGAAACTCGTATATGATTAGAGGTTTTGATCTTCATGCCTtatctccttttcttcgaCAGATTCATTTGTGAATTTGATTCCATGTTGGCTTGTGACATGGTTTTAATTATGTAGGTTAGGCCGTCgaaaggaagaaaatcactGTCTTCATATTTGTCCTTAATAATCCCTTCCAAACATGGATCTAAACCCACTGATTCTCGTCAAGATACCGATGCTGTTCAAACTCCCTCAGGTCGATATTGTGATGCAAACAACGATTTCCAGGAGGAAGGGTCTGATGCTTTTTTAGAATGTAGTATACTATGCAAGACGGAAGAAATACCTCATAATCAGGGAGAAAATAAGGTTTGTGGTTCAGCACATGAGAAGGTAAAACTGAATGAACCTGGAGTTGATGAGGACCCGCCATCTGGAAACAGCAATTCTAGTTCAGATGTATATGAAGAGGCTATGGAGCGCCCTACCCCAAGAAACCCCTTACCAGACTTCATGGATGAGTCGGCCTTTATCACTGCAGACTTGTATGATTTCCTGGGATGTTGTCTACCCAACATTGTGAAAGGCTGCCAATGGGTCTTACTGTACAGGTAGTTCAGCTGAAATATTTTAGCTTTGTCCCATAATGAATTaactttttagttttatatttgatCTGTGATGCGATTTATTACATTTCAAATGAAGGGCAGTACGATGAAGCATGGTATATCTCTTCAAACTCTTATTCGCAAGAGCCACGATCTTTCTGGCCCTTGTTTACTGGTATGTTATCCGATGACTGTATGAGTTTCACTGATGATGGCACTTTTACATGCTAAAACTGTAGTAATTTGTTCTAGATTGTTGGAGATACTCGAGGTGCAATATTTGGTGGTCTTCTAGAATGCCCGTTGAAGCCTACagccaaaagaaaatatcaagTTGGTAGCTTTTTCTTGTAACTCCTCTCCCTTCAAAATGGTAGCACTTTTGATCCTGAGGGAAGGGGAGGCAATTGCCTTTTAAAAGTTCTCCTAGCTgcttcattttaaattataacgTTTTCCTCAGTTTCAAGTCAACTTTCTACATGTTAATATAAACTATAAAACGTATGTTGTCTTTAGCcataaaaagagatgaaatacCTTGTTATATTCATGAAAATTCTGTGGTAAAGATGGCTTCTTTTTGCATTAGTTTATTGCTCTGGAATAAATGTGAGGTTGTAATTTAGAATTCTTATGAACTACGTAG is part of the Cucurbita pepo subsp. pepo cultivar mu-cu-16 chromosome LG12, ASM280686v2, whole genome shotgun sequence genome and harbors:
- the LOC111806341 gene encoding TLD domain-containing protein 2-like → MHALREKFYGRFSSLFSYSTSSDPSKSLPPDPHTQVRPSKGRKSLSSYLSLIIPSKHGSKPTDSRQDTDAVQTPSGRYCDANNDFQEEGSDAFLECSILCKTEEIPHNQGENKVCGSAHEKVKLNEPGVDEDPPSGNSNSSSDVYEEAMERPTPRNPLPDFMDESAFITADLYDFLGCCLPNIVKGCQWVLLYSTMKHGISLQTLIRKSHDLSGPCLLIVGDTRGAIFGGLLECPLKPTAKRKYQGTHQTFVFTTKYGDPRLFRATGANRYYYICLNDLLALGGGGSFALRLDGDL
- the LOC111807324 gene encoding cysteine-rich repeat secretory protein 3-like isoform X2, whose protein sequence is MKSQMYSYSKPFLFFLFFLVFLVYVACLVESGSDYTTLVYKGCAKQGFSDPNGVYSQALAALFGSLVSQSAKGSKFYKTTSGTAGTAITGLFQCRGDLRNSDCYNCVSKLPELADSLCGRTIAARVQLSGCYLVYEFPGFTQISGFEMLYKTCGATNIAGSGFEERRDTGLSVLENGVVSGHGFYTTNYQSLYVLAQCEGDLGDSDCGECVKHAVQRAQVECGSSISGQVYLYRCFISYSYYPNGVPTRSSTPSSSSSSSYSSSPSGIYL
- the LOC111807324 gene encoding cysteine-rich repeat secretory protein 3-like isoform X1, whose amino-acid sequence is MKSQMYSYSKPFLFFLFFLVFLVYVACLVESGSDYTTLVYKGCAKQGFSDPNGVYSQALAALFGSLVSQSAKGSKFYKTTSGTAGTAITGLFQCRGDLRNSDCYNCVSKLPELADSLCGRTIAARVQLSGCYLVYEFPGFTQISGFEMLYKTCGATNIAGSGFEERRDTGLSVLENGVVSGHGFYTTNYQSLYVLAQCEGDLGDSDCGECVKHAVQRAQVECGSSISGQVYLYRCFISYSYYPNGVPTRSSTPSSSSSSSYSSSPSGMGQNTGKTVAVILGGAAGVGFVVMFLLFIRGLKKKHDDY